A region from the Catellatospora sp. TT07R-123 genome encodes:
- a CDS encoding glycosyltransferase family 8 protein, with protein sequence MDIAFAFDEAYAGHARVALESVLDSHDRDDITFWLLTTDTVAKEQEQSLRRQLAGRGRLHLLTTGDAFRALPVAEHESLTYLSPGMYLRLLLPDLVDGPGRLLYLDADIQVCGDLGPLWQLPLGTAPLAAVRDAFTDRFDMWGGIPGAGAEHPDDAPYFNSGVLLINMDRWRELRVTERCLAYLAEHGGSLRFPDQDALNLVAFAQWLRLPPRWNHMCSYLLEPMTPQQRAAEDVRVMHFAGPRKPWTPGFRPGFRQSRHQTLTTRVTTYH encoded by the coding sequence GTGGACATTGCCTTCGCCTTCGACGAGGCGTACGCCGGGCACGCCCGGGTGGCGCTGGAGTCGGTGCTCGACAGCCATGACCGGGACGACATCACGTTCTGGCTGCTGACCACCGACACGGTCGCCAAGGAGCAGGAGCAGTCGCTGCGGCGCCAGCTGGCCGGGCGCGGGCGGCTGCACCTGCTCACCACCGGCGACGCCTTCCGGGCGCTGCCGGTCGCCGAGCACGAGTCGCTGACCTACCTCAGCCCCGGCATGTATCTGCGGCTGCTGCTGCCCGACCTGGTCGACGGCCCGGGGCGGCTGCTGTACCTGGACGCCGACATCCAGGTCTGCGGCGACCTCGGGCCGCTGTGGCAGCTACCGCTGGGCACGGCACCGCTGGCCGCGGTGCGCGACGCGTTCACCGACCGGTTCGACATGTGGGGCGGCATCCCCGGCGCGGGGGCCGAGCACCCGGACGACGCGCCGTACTTCAACTCCGGCGTGCTCCTGATCAACATGGACCGCTGGCGCGAGCTGCGCGTGACCGAACGCTGCCTGGCGTACCTGGCCGAGCACGGCGGCAGCCTGCGCTTCCCCGACCAGGACGCCCTGAACCTGGTCGCCTTCGCCCAATGGCTGCGCCTGCCGCCCCGCTGGAACCACATGTGCAGCTACCTCCTCGAACCCATGACCCCCCAGCAGCGCGCCGCCGAAGACGTCCGCGTCATGCACTTCGCCGGCCCCCGCAAACCCTGGACCCCCGGCTTCCGCCCCGGCTTCCGCCAATCCCGCCACCAAACCCTCACCACCCGCGTCACCACCTACCACTAA
- a CDS encoding GAP family protein: MSATGDAIGAMLPYAVGIAVSPLPVIAVILVLFSSRARVGGPAFLAGSLLGVAVVGTGTFLLAGGGTVAPGWESAGWTRWVRLALGLLLVAAAVHHWMRHRHHSRTGREHLMPRWMSGVDRWSPVKAALLALVMYGLDPKNLALCAGAGRQLAGHGVTWLGAVLALTVFTAVACVPVLVVVLGYLAGGDRAARMLGHCRTWLSRHHLLVMAALLLVFGAILISHALRDFL; this comes from the coding sequence GTGAGCGCGACGGGCGACGCGATCGGCGCGATGCTGCCGTACGCGGTGGGTATCGCGGTCAGCCCGCTGCCCGTCATCGCCGTGATCCTGGTGCTGTTCTCCAGCCGGGCCCGCGTCGGGGGCCCGGCCTTCCTGGCCGGCTCGCTGCTCGGGGTCGCCGTCGTCGGCACGGGAACGTTCCTGCTGGCCGGGGGCGGCACGGTCGCGCCCGGCTGGGAGTCGGCGGGCTGGACCCGCTGGGTGCGCCTGGCCCTCGGCCTGCTGCTGGTCGCCGCGGCGGTACACCACTGGATGCGCCACCGGCACCACTCCCGCACCGGGCGCGAGCACCTGATGCCGCGCTGGATGTCGGGCGTGGACCGCTGGTCCCCGGTCAAGGCGGCCCTGCTCGCCCTGGTCATGTACGGCCTGGACCCCAAGAACCTGGCCCTGTGCGCCGGTGCGGGCCGCCAACTGGCCGGACACGGTGTCACCTGGCTGGGCGCGGTGCTGGCGCTGACGGTCTTCACCGCCGTGGCGTGCGTGCCGGTGCTGGTCGTCGTGCTCGGCTACCTGGCCGGCGGCGACCGGGCGGCGCGCATGCTGGGCCACTGCCGCACCTGGCTGTCCCGCCACCACCTGCTGGTGATGGCGGCCCTCCTGCTCGTCTTCGGCGCCATCCTCATCAGCCACGCCCTCCGCGACTTCCTGTGA
- a CDS encoding lamin tail domain-containing protein has translation MRHGARTLAGLGLVGLGAGTGALTGTPALAAPGDIVISQVYGGAGSAAAAYRQDFVELYNRSRVPVSLDGWSVQYASALGISWRLTALSGTLDPGRHYLVAEAAGVGGAALPTPDATGVISLNAVAGKVALVAGTTRLSCLGSCHDAAGVVDFVGYGDRAGDWEGGGPTPDLDRVTAAVRDDAGAGDTDDNATDFTTSPPDPRDSADGVPQPPRSEADLVVAVVDTPDPVAAGDKLLYTITVRNDGPQAARQVRLSDAVPVQTALLGFSAPDGWAFSAPPVGSGGTVTATRDAVAAGESATFTLTVAVGEAALGTITDRAQVTALTSDGDTVDNTAVAATPIAVSTPSCTITGTGGLDLLTGTSGADVICALGGDDIISGEGGDDVIYGGPGSDFIDAGPGADTVYGEDGGDFIDAVDDVAGNDTVDGGPGFDLCGTDSGDVMSACP, from the coding sequence ATGCGGCACGGGGCGCGGACACTGGCGGGACTCGGCCTGGTCGGCCTGGGCGCGGGCACGGGAGCGCTGACCGGCACGCCCGCGCTGGCGGCACCCGGCGACATCGTGATCAGCCAGGTGTACGGCGGCGCCGGCAGTGCCGCGGCGGCGTACCGCCAGGACTTCGTCGAGCTGTACAACCGCTCGCGGGTGCCGGTGTCGCTGGACGGCTGGTCGGTGCAGTACGCCTCCGCCCTCGGGATCAGCTGGCGGCTCACCGCGCTGTCCGGCACGCTCGACCCCGGCCGCCACTACCTGGTCGCCGAGGCCGCCGGGGTCGGCGGTGCCGCGCTGCCGACTCCGGACGCCACGGGCGTGATCAGCCTCAACGCCGTCGCGGGCAAGGTCGCCCTGGTCGCCGGGACCACCCGGCTGTCCTGCCTGGGCTCCTGCCACGACGCCGCGGGCGTGGTCGACTTCGTCGGGTACGGCGACCGGGCCGGCGACTGGGAGGGCGGCGGCCCCACCCCCGACCTGGATCGCGTCACCGCGGCCGTACGTGACGACGCGGGGGCGGGCGACACCGACGACAACGCCACCGACTTCACCACCAGCCCGCCCGACCCGCGCGACAGCGCCGACGGCGTCCCGCAGCCCCCGCGGTCCGAGGCGGACCTGGTGGTGGCGGTCGTGGACACGCCCGACCCGGTGGCGGCGGGGGACAAGCTGCTCTACACGATCACGGTCCGCAACGACGGCCCGCAGGCCGCGCGCCAGGTGCGGCTCAGCGACGCCGTGCCGGTGCAGACGGCGCTGCTCGGCTTCAGCGCCCCCGACGGCTGGGCCTTCTCGGCGCCCCCGGTCGGCAGCGGCGGCACCGTCACCGCGACCCGCGACGCCGTCGCCGCGGGCGAATCGGCGACGTTCACCCTCACCGTGGCGGTCGGCGAGGCGGCGCTGGGCACGATCACCGACCGGGCGCAGGTCACCGCCCTCACGTCCGACGGTGACACCGTCGACAACACCGCCGTCGCCGCCACGCCGATCGCGGTAAGCACGCCGTCGTGCACCATCACCGGCACCGGCGGCCTGGACCTGCTCACGGGCACGTCCGGCGCGGACGTGATCTGCGCGCTGGGCGGCGACGACATCATCTCCGGCGAGGGCGGCGACGACGTCATCTACGGCGGCCCTGGCAGCGACTTCATCGACGCGGGTCCGGGCGCCGACACCGTGTACGGCGAGGACGGCGGCGACTTCATCGACGCCGTGGACGACGTGGCCGGCAACGACACCGTCGACGGCGGCCCCGGCTTCGACCTGTGCGGCACCGACAGCGGCGACGTCATGTCCGCCTGCCCGTAG
- a CDS encoding DUF3311 domain-containing protein: protein MGEPAPDALPDRSRSDHSPWNWLLLVPIVLPLIPAFFNTAGPAFLGFPRFYWQQLAYIAVGVCTTTLVYRMTRRR from the coding sequence ATGGGTGAACCCGCACCCGACGCGCTGCCAGACCGCTCCCGCAGCGATCACAGCCCGTGGAACTGGCTGCTGCTCGTCCCCATCGTGCTGCCGCTGATCCCCGCGTTCTTCAACACGGCCGGCCCGGCCTTCCTGGGCTTCCCGCGGTTCTACTGGCAGCAGCTGGCGTACATCGCCGTCGGCGTCTGCACCACCACGCTGGTCTACCGGATGACCCGGAGGCGCTGA
- the mctP gene encoding monocarboxylate uptake permease MctP: MWRDHLTEIILFSLLFVGVSAMGFVAARWRRPTTMEHLDEWGLGGRNFGSWITWFLVGGDLYTAYTFVAVPALVFGAGAMGFFAVPYTVIIYPMFFLVLVRLWSVAHRHGMVTPTDFVRARFGSPTLALLVAITGIVATMPYIALQLVGIEAVLKTMGVTGESTVARHAPIIIAFAILAAYTYQSGLRAPALIAFVKDALIYIVILVAVFWLPAKLGGWDAIFGAAKAKYDASPAPSDGLLLNANNQLQYVTLALGSALALFLYPHSVTGVLASRNRDVIKRNMSALPAYSLLLGLLAMLGFAAIAAKVKPLAGAKPGSVDTNTIVPLLFDQQFPDWFAGIAFAAIGIGALVPAAIMSIAAANLFTRNIYREYLNRDATPAQEAKVSKVTSLVVKVGALGCIVLLDPQFSIDLQLIGGVIILQTLPSVALGLFTRWLHRGALIAGWVAGMGFGMWMLYQVANPATGRAHFAGSAFPLSKLGFDTPMTIYAGLVAVAVNLLVAVLFTLVLRAAKVADGIDATTRADYFADEDTPRRGDVVDEGEPVAVA; this comes from the coding sequence ATGTGGCGTGACCATCTCACCGAGATCATCCTGTTCTCGCTGCTGTTCGTCGGCGTGAGCGCGATGGGCTTCGTCGCCGCCCGCTGGCGGCGCCCCACCACCATGGAGCACCTGGACGAGTGGGGGCTGGGCGGCCGCAACTTCGGCTCCTGGATCACCTGGTTCCTGGTCGGCGGCGACCTGTACACGGCGTACACGTTCGTCGCCGTGCCCGCGCTGGTGTTCGGCGCCGGCGCCATGGGCTTCTTCGCGGTGCCGTACACCGTGATCATCTATCCGATGTTCTTCCTGGTCCTGGTCCGGTTGTGGTCGGTGGCGCACCGGCACGGCATGGTCACCCCGACCGACTTCGTCCGCGCCCGGTTCGGCTCGCCGACGCTGGCGCTGCTGGTGGCGATCACCGGGATCGTGGCGACCATGCCGTACATCGCGCTGCAACTCGTCGGCATCGAGGCGGTGCTCAAGACGATGGGCGTGACCGGCGAGTCCACCGTGGCCCGGCACGCGCCGATCATCATCGCCTTCGCGATCCTGGCCGCCTACACGTACCAGTCCGGGCTGCGCGCCCCGGCGCTCATCGCGTTCGTCAAGGACGCGCTGATCTACATCGTCATCCTGGTCGCGGTGTTCTGGCTGCCCGCGAAGCTCGGCGGCTGGGACGCCATCTTCGGCGCCGCCAAGGCCAAGTACGACGCCAGCCCCGCCCCCAGCGACGGCCTGCTGCTCAACGCCAACAACCAGCTCCAGTACGTCACCCTGGCGCTGGGCTCGGCACTGGCGCTGTTCCTGTACCCGCACTCGGTCACCGGCGTGCTCGCCTCCCGCAACCGCGACGTGATCAAGCGGAACATGTCGGCGCTGCCCGCGTACTCGCTGCTGCTGGGCCTGCTGGCGATGCTCGGCTTCGCCGCGATCGCGGCCAAGGTCAAGCCGCTGGCCGGAGCCAAGCCGGGCTCGGTCGACACCAACACCATCGTGCCGCTCCTGTTCGACCAGCAGTTCCCCGACTGGTTCGCCGGGATCGCGTTCGCGGCCATCGGCATCGGCGCCCTGGTCCCCGCGGCGATCATGTCGATCGCGGCAGCGAACCTGTTCACCCGCAACATCTACCGCGAATACCTCAACCGCGACGCCACCCCGGCCCAGGAGGCCAAGGTCAGCAAGGTGACCTCGCTGGTGGTGAAGGTCGGCGCGCTGGGCTGCATCGTGCTGCTCGACCCGCAGTTCTCCATCGACCTCCAGCTCATCGGCGGTGTGATCATCCTGCAGACGCTGCCGTCGGTGGCGCTGGGCCTGTTCACCCGCTGGCTGCACCGCGGCGCGCTGATCGCGGGCTGGGTCGCGGGCATGGGCTTCGGCATGTGGATGCTCTACCAGGTCGCCAACCCGGCGACCGGGCGCGCGCACTTCGCCGGATCGGCGTTCCCGCTGTCCAAGCTGGGCTTCGACACCCCCATGACGATCTACGCGGGGCTGGTCGCCGTAGCGGTGAACCTGCTCGTCGCGGTCCTGTTCACCCTGGTGCTGCGGGCGGCGAAGGTCGCCGACGGCATCGACGCCACCACCCGCGCCGACTACTTCGCCGACGAGGACACCCCGCGCCGGGGCGACGTCGTCGACGAGGGCGAGCCGGTCGCGGTGGCCTGA
- a CDS encoding DUF2630 family protein yields the protein MNEKQILDRIDALVAEEHQLRARRVAGSIEPEVESARLRDLEQTLDQCWDLLRRRRARTDAGENPDDAKPADIAQVESYLQ from the coding sequence ATGAACGAGAAGCAGATCCTCGACCGCATCGACGCGCTCGTGGCCGAGGAGCACCAGCTGCGGGCCAGGCGGGTGGCGGGGTCGATCGAGCCTGAGGTCGAGTCCGCCCGCCTGCGCGACCTCGAACAGACCCTCGACCAGTGCTGGGACCTGCTGCGCCGTCGGCGCGCCCGCACCGACGCGGGCGAGAACCCCGACGACGCCAAACCCGCCGACATCGCCCAGGTCGAGAGCTACCTCCAGTAA
- a CDS encoding SDR family NAD(P)-dependent oxidoreductase: MGATALVTGGTGGLGGAVVTALLAAGWRVVLPQRSEPAPDAGEGLVGVRADLTDPDAAARCAELAAADPQRPLRAVVNLVGGFAMGGRVHETPVEEFDRMLRLNLRPAYLVSQTALPHLVAAGGGALVLVSSQSVRHPFPGAAGYLTAKTAVLGLAEALHAEYAADGVRVNTILPGVIDTPANRTAMPGADRGGWTPPERIAQTVAWLCSPDSAAVRGSQLLV; the protein is encoded by the coding sequence ATGGGCGCGACGGCACTGGTCACCGGCGGCACGGGCGGGCTGGGCGGGGCGGTCGTGACCGCGCTGCTGGCCGCGGGCTGGCGCGTGGTGCTGCCCCAGCGGTCCGAACCCGCCCCGGACGCCGGCGAGGGCCTGGTCGGGGTGCGCGCCGACCTCACCGACCCGGACGCGGCGGCCCGCTGCGCCGAACTGGCCGCCGCCGACCCGCAGCGGCCGCTGCGGGCGGTGGTCAACCTGGTCGGCGGGTTCGCGATGGGCGGGCGGGTGCACGAGACGCCGGTCGAGGAGTTCGACCGGATGCTGCGGCTGAACCTGCGCCCGGCATACCTGGTGAGCCAGACCGCGCTGCCGCACCTGGTCGCGGCGGGCGGCGGCGCGCTGGTCCTGGTGTCCAGCCAGTCCGTGCGGCACCCGTTCCCCGGCGCGGCGGGCTACCTGACCGCCAAGACCGCGGTGCTGGGCCTGGCCGAGGCGCTGCACGCCGAGTACGCCGCCGACGGGGTGCGCGTCAACACGATCCTGCCCGGAGTGATCGACACTCCGGCCAACCGCACGGCGATGCCCGGCGCCGACCGGGGCGGCTGGACCCCGCCCGAGCGCATCGCCCAGACCGTGGCCTGGCTGTGCTCGCCCGACTCCGCGGCGGTACGCGGCTCGCAGCTGCTCGTCTGA
- a CDS encoding GNAT family N-acetyltransferase has product MPTVRPATAADLPGVRAVAARFGNLWPSRPDHLDRELETGRLWVGERGGLVVGFGGTTARGALTHLADLFVLPEHQSSGVGQALLARLLPAGAPRITFASSDPRAIALYTRLGLLPRCPLLYLRGVPGALPPPPAPARPATAAAVADLDAQAAGGARPADLAWYAALPGVTAHRARDGYAFARALPDAVLIGPAGGATAPDCAAAVLAALAAHRELPSARLTVFGPNPLLPLLLGHGFTITDVDLCAASVADPLPYDRYLPHPDLG; this is encoded by the coding sequence GTGCCCACCGTGCGCCCGGCGACCGCGGCCGACCTGCCCGGCGTGCGCGCCGTGGCCGCCCGCTTCGGCAACCTCTGGCCGAGCCGCCCCGACCATCTCGACCGCGAGCTGGAGACGGGCCGGCTGTGGGTGGGCGAGCGCGGCGGCCTGGTCGTCGGATTCGGGGGTACGACCGCCCGAGGCGCCCTGACCCACCTGGCCGACCTGTTCGTGCTGCCCGAGCACCAGTCCAGCGGTGTCGGGCAGGCGCTGTTGGCCCGGCTGCTGCCCGCCGGCGCGCCCCGGATCACGTTCGCCTCATCCGATCCGCGCGCGATCGCCCTGTACACCCGGCTGGGCCTGCTCCCGCGCTGCCCGCTGCTGTACCTGCGCGGCGTACCCGGCGCCCTGCCGCCACCGCCCGCACCCGCCCGCCCGGCGACCGCCGCGGCCGTGGCCGACCTGGACGCCCAGGCCGCAGGCGGCGCCCGCCCCGCCGACCTGGCCTGGTACGCGGCCCTGCCCGGAGTCACCGCCCACCGGGCCCGGGACGGCTACGCGTTCGCCCGCGCGCTGCCCGACGCGGTGCTGATCGGGCCTGCGGGCGGCGCCACGGCACCTGACTGCGCGGCCGCGGTGCTCGCCGCGCTGGCCGCGCACCGCGAGCTGCCCAGCGCCCGGCTGACCGTGTTCGGGCCGAACCCGCTGCTGCCGCTGCTGCTCGGCCACGGCTTCACCATCACCGACGTCGACCTGTGTGCCGCCAGCGTCGCGGACCCCCTGCCGTACGACCGCTACCTGCCACATCCCGACCTGGGCTAG
- a CDS encoding aminoacyl-tRNA deacylase, with the protein MTGSALDALVSSGIAHRVIRHGAVGSLAEAAAARGVEVADVVKTIVVRRGAGDYLFVLVPGGRVISWPKLRALLGVNRLSLPDAAEAKDATGYERGTITPYGAAKAWPVLADERLRGREITLGAGERGVAVAVDADTAVTGLAGTFADLTDPEPTR; encoded by the coding sequence ATGACCGGTTCGGCGCTCGACGCGCTCGTCTCGTCCGGGATCGCCCATCGGGTGATCAGACATGGCGCCGTGGGCAGCCTCGCCGAGGCGGCGGCCGCGCGGGGCGTCGAGGTGGCCGACGTCGTCAAGACCATCGTGGTGCGGCGCGGCGCGGGCGACTACCTGTTCGTGCTGGTGCCCGGCGGCCGGGTGATCTCGTGGCCGAAGCTGCGGGCCCTGCTCGGCGTCAACCGCCTGTCCCTGCCCGACGCCGCCGAGGCCAAGGACGCCACCGGGTACGAGCGCGGCACGATCACGCCGTACGGGGCGGCGAAGGCGTGGCCGGTGCTGGCCGACGAGCGGCTGCGCGGGCGGGAGATCACGCTGGGCGCGGGCGAGCGCGGCGTCGCCGTCGCCGTGGACGCCGACACGGCCGTCACCGGCCTCGCCGGCACCTTCGCCGACCTCACCGACCCCGAACCCACCCGCTGA